One Sulfitobacter sp. M39 genomic window, GATCCTGTTGCTGCTTGGGTGACCCTGATTGGTCTGGGCGAAGATGGCCTTGCTGGGCTGACCAATGCAAGCCGAAAGGCGCTGGCAGAGGCCGACGTGATCTTTGGCGGGGCGCGGCATTTGGCGCTTTGTGACGCGGGGGCGCGGGGGCGCGAATGGCCGCTGCCGTTCAGTGTAGAGCCGGTGTTGGAACATCGCGGGCGTGCGGTTGTGGTGCTCGCCTCGGGTGATCCGTTCTGGCACGGCGTGGGCGGTTCGCTGGCGCAGGTGCTGGACCCGTCGGAATGGCGCTGCTTTCCCGCGCCGTCCTGCATGACGCTCGCCGCCGCGCGGCTTGGCTGGCGGTTGGAGGAGGTCACGACCCTTGGCCTGCATGCTGCCCCGTTCGAGGTGTTGCTGCCCCATCTGGCGGCAGGGGCGCGGCTGATCTGCACTTTGCGCGATGGTGCGGCCCCTGCGGCGCTGGCAGACTATCTGACCGCGCAGGGTTTCGGCGCGTCCCGCCTGACGGTGATGGAGGCGCTTGGCGGTCCGCGTGAAATCGCGCGCGCGGCCGATGCTGCGACGTTTGAACTGGACGGCATCGCCGCCCCTGTGGTGGTGGCGATTGCGGTGTCGGGGGGGGCTGGGATCAGCCACGCGCCCGGACGGCCCGAGG contains:
- the cbiE gene encoding precorrin-6y C5,15-methyltransferase (decarboxylating) subunit CbiE, translated to MADPVAAWVTLIGLGEDGLAGLTNASRKALAEADVIFGGARHLALCDAGARGREWPLPFSVEPVLEHRGRAVVVLASGDPFWHGVGGSLAQVLDPSEWRCFPAPSCMTLAAARLGWRLEEVTTLGLHAAPFEVLLPHLAAGARLICTLRDGAAPAALADYLTAQGFGASRLTVMEALGGPREIARAADAATFELDGIAAPVVVAIAVSGGAGISHAPGRPEALFAHDSQITKSPMRALTLAALAPRAGELLWDVGGGSGSVSVEWCLAAPHAQSIAIEPRESRCENITENARRFGLAGRMRCVQGTAPDALADLPLPAAVFLGGGASEDVLQAIWHRITPGTRLVANAVALETQALLIRWHGMHGGQLLRIDLAQAVPLGTMQGWHPSRPQLQWSITR